One region of Armigeres subalbatus isolate Guangzhou_Male chromosome 3, GZ_Asu_2, whole genome shotgun sequence genomic DNA includes:
- the LOC134225870 gene encoding pro-resilin, with the protein MKFFVAVAVVSLAALVAAEPPSPYSNYQQGGNGNNGYNYNANSNGYNYPSAPSTQYGAPSGNGAGGAGGYNYADANANAEPAKYSFEYHVQDFQSGNDFGHMESRDGDRTTGRYFVLLPDGRKQVVNYEADQNGYRPTISYEDTGAGAGGYPNSQQGGFQGY; encoded by the coding sequence TTCTTCGTCGCAGTCGCCGTCGTCTCGCTGGCCGCTCTGGTCGCCGCCGAACCACCATCCCCGTACAGCAACTACCAGCAGGGCGGGAATGGGAATAACGGTTACAACTATAACGCAAACTCAAACGGGTACAACTATCCATCTGCCCCATCCACCCAATACGGAGCGCCGTCCGGTAACGGAGCCGGTGGTGCCGGCGGGTACAACTATGCTGATGCCAACGCTAACGCCGAACCCGCCAAGTACAGTTTCGAGTACCACGTTCAGGACTTCCAGTCCGGCAACGACTTCGGGCACATGGAATCTCGCGATGGAGACCGCACCACCGGCCGCTACTTCGTCCTCCTTCCCGACGGCCGTAAGCAAGTTGTAAACTACGAAGCCGACCAGAACGGATACCGCCCAACCATCTCCTACGAAGACACTGGTGCCGGTGCCGGAGGCTACCCAAACAGCCAACAGGGAGGATTCCAGGGATACTAA